One window of the Sphingomonas crocodyli genome contains the following:
- the rpiB gene encoding ribose 5-phosphate isomerase B codes for MADTIAIASDHAAFELKASLVGWLRETGHDVLDLGPDDTSSVDYPDYGYKLAEAVADGRAIKGIALCGSGIGISIAVNRHPAARCALVSEVLSARLSREHNDANVIALGARLIGIEQAKACITAFIETPFAGGRHAGRRDKLSNPSFAKEPA; via the coding sequence ATGGCCGACACAATCGCCATCGCATCCGATCATGCCGCCTTCGAATTGAAGGCGAGCCTTGTCGGCTGGCTGCGCGAGACGGGCCACGACGTGCTCGATCTGGGGCCGGACGATACGAGTTCGGTCGACTATCCCGATTATGGCTACAAGCTGGCCGAGGCGGTCGCCGACGGCCGCGCCATTAAGGGCATCGCCCTGTGCGGATCGGGCATCGGCATCTCGATCGCGGTCAACCGGCACCCGGCTGCACGCTGCGCGCTGGTGTCCGAAGTTCTTTCCGCCCGGCTGTCGCGCGAGCATAATGATGCGAACGTGATCGCGCTGGGCGCGCGCCTGATCGGCATCGAGCAGGCCAAGGCCTGCATCACCGCCTTCATCGAAACCCCGTTCGCGGGTGGCCGCCACGCCGGCCGTCGCGACAAGCTTTCCAACCCCAGCTTCGCAAAGGAGCCCGCATGA